Proteins from a genomic interval of Lolium perenne isolate Kyuss_39 chromosome 1, Kyuss_2.0, whole genome shotgun sequence:
- the LOC127349201 gene encoding serine/threonine-protein phosphatase PP1 — protein sequence MMMTRASMGAMEGAAVDEIVRRLVDGGRGGRQVQLSEAEIRQLCVDAKRVLLSQPNLLQIRGPVKICGDIHGQFVDLLRLFDLGGYPPTSTYVFLGDYVDRGKQSLETICLLLAYKIRYPDKVFLLRGNHEDAKINRVYGFYDECKRRFNVRLWKIFSDCFNCLPIAALIDDKILCMHGGLSPELDNLDQIKDIERPAEIPDYGLLCDLLWSDPSPSGEGWGESDRGVSYTFGADKLIEFLEKNDLDLICRAHQVVEDGYEFFAQRRLVTIFSAPNYCGEFDNVGALLSIDENLMCSFQILKPNEPGTPRVRRQIPNKPAIAESA from the exons ATGATGATGACCCGGGCCTCCATGGGGGCCATGGAGGGCGCGGCGGTGGACGAGATCGTGCGGCGCCTGGTCGACGGCGGGCGCGGCGGGCGCCAGGTGCAGCTGTCGGAGGCGGAGATCCGGCAGCTCTGCGTCGACGCCAAGCGCGTGCTCCTCTCCCAGCCCAACCTCCTCCAAATCCGCGGACCCGTCAAGATCTGCG GTGATATTCATGGTCAATTTGTTGATCTTCTGAGGTTGTTTGATTTGGGTGGTTATCCTCCAACTTCAACTTACGTATTCCTCGGAGACTATGTAGATAGAGGCAAACAGAGCTTGGAAACTATATGCTTGCTGCTGGCATACAAAATAAGGTATCCTGACAAGGTTTTCCTGTTACGGGGGAACCATGAAGATGCAAAAAtcaacagagtttatggtttctaTGATGAATGCAAGAGGAGGTTCAATGTTCGGCTGTGGAAGATATTCTCTGATTGCTTCAACTGCCTGCCTATTGCAGCACTCATTGACGACAAGATATTGTGCATGCATGGTGGCCTTTCACCTGAACTGGATAACCTAGACCAAATAAAGGATATTGAGAGGCCGGCTGAAATTCCTGATTACGGTCTCCTGTGTGATTTGCTTTGGTCTGATCCTAGCCCCAGTGGAGAAGGATGGGGGGAGAGCGACAGAGGTGTTTCATATACGTTTGGCGCAGATAAACTTATAGAGTTCTTGGAGAAGAATGATCTTGATCTTATATGCCGAGCCCATCAG GTGGTAGAAGATGGTTATGAGTTCTTCGCACAGAGGAGATTAGTCACAATCTTCTCAGCTCCAAATTATTGCGGGGAATTCGATAATGTAGGTGCTCTGCTGAGCATAGATGAAAACCTAATGTGTTCATTTCAAATATTGAAGCCAAATGAACCAGGCACACCACGTGTAAGAAGACAAATTCCGAATAAG CCAGCAATTGCGGAAAGCGCCTGA